The DNA sequence TGACCACTTGTTTTGATGAGATTCGGCCTCGTTTTCGTAGCTTGGCATCGTTAAGAATAGATGTCAGTGTGGGGGGATTAATGGAGACTGTTAATTGCATATTGCAAGGATGCAGCTTACTTAAACGCTTAGAATTGAAGGGGATGGAAAGTTGGGAAAATCTGCCGGAATCTATTCAACATCTCACTACTCTTTCTGAGTTAAAGCTGGAGAATTTTGGAATGGAAGAGTTTCCTGAATGGTTGGGAAACCTCTCATCTCTGAGGGAGTGGcgtataaaaaattgtaagaaGTTAAGGCGTCTACCCTCTACGGATGCAATGCGGCGCCTCACTAAATTAAACTTCTTAAGTATTGAGGGATGCCCAGAAATATGTCCTGAAAAGGCAAGTGATGCAGCTGATTCTCAATGGCCCCAAATTTCCCATATTCCCTACATCCAAATTGATGGACGATACATCGGTGAGtttaaaaatcttttcttggtttgtattttgtaaAGAAATATTGGTCTCTAATACCATAAACTTTGGCTAAATTTAGTATTTACCACGGACTTTTTAAATTGATCTTAAATATCACAAGCTTTACATGTTGTTTCTTATTTCCCAATCCAAGCCAAACAAGATATCTGAACCGAAAAACTTATTTTACGTGGGtaactataaaatatttttatgatatttttgaattcTTTTTAGTTTCGTTGCATGTAGGATAAAAAGCCACATAGAAAACCTTGTTGATTTAATAGCGCCAAATGggataaaatatgcatataaGCGTGTTGGATATCATGATTGACATGCTATgggaaataataaacaaaatttaaaatttataatatttaaaatcaatttaaagttcgtggaaaatatcaaattttgtcaaagtttattattttaaggACCAATATCCCTTTTCATAAACGGTTGCATGTCTATTTCCTCATCAccactttattaatttataggaACAATTATGTCCGtacatttttgtaaattatcTACCCCCATAGTCACGactaagaccatctccaaccatttacaccaaactcaaatccattttCGAGTATACgtcacaccaaaaagtagttttactccaaccatttacatcaaattcaaaatttacaccatttttgggtttttgtctcacaattttttttatgtctctcacataaaatatgaaattgtgttgttttgatATTGGTGCTACTAGGTTGGAGCCGGTCTTTTCAAAGttgatattcaattttatctcattattttaggattttaataaaaatgtctcatcctaaatgtaaatgaaaaacataccatcgttttaggattttaattaaaatgtctCGCggttgaattttatttgcagTTACCTTAGGATGGACATTTTCTTTAAAACGTTAAAATGATAAgacaaaattgaatatttagaTATATACGTACAAAATTTCTGGCTTTGTCTCTATGGTTTGTGGTAGATCATAGATGCTACTTTTGGATACTAATTTTGGATGTAAGTTCTTAGTTCAAATAGCGCATAGGAGTTGGGACTCATTGAGCTGGCAATGATCTTTAGGGTGATgattataaagaaataaatatggagattttttgttttctgattggaaaaattccaaataaaatttttattactaaacaatcttgtaaataatttataactaaaacgtttataatttttaggtgcaaaattgttttcttatagtaccataatttaattataagttgataaagtatataaatattattaatgaaaaatgaacttATATGTAGTGAGCTAGTAAggttttataatactatattttaatgtgatttGCTATTGTGCCATGGTCTTGTTTACTTGTTCTTTAACTTCTAATATTGTCTAGGGGATGATTCTAGTCTGGAgctagtattatttagtaCATCAACTTACAAAGTTAAGTTTTGACACACTTAATCCCAAAATGATTAATCTAACACTACTTTGTCTGTTTGTCACTATCTTTTTCGTGTTTTATATAGATCGTCGCCGTGCTGAAGAACAAAGCAGAAGGAAAGGTTCgtgtttgagtttgagttgctTCTAAAGAGTGAGGAGGTGAAGGAGTGTGTGCCCATTAATTTTCTCCAACATGATGTCAACATTTTCAAATTCCTGCAGGTAAGATTCAGTTTCACAAACAACCCCCTATTCTTTGATTGTTATATATGATTGTATAGTGtggatatatatagatatatatactCTTGCGTTAGCACTAGGATTTTTCGTTGGACTTCGCTAGGTTGTGTTCTTGTTGTGGTGgtggtgttgttgttgttggacTCTTCCTTATCGTTGTTTGGTTGGAGCCtctaatttatcaaaaattatatataggagtatattaaatttgtgACTTTATTAAGTGATGGATTCATAATTTCGATTTGGGGTGTGCCGGACACTTTGTGTTAGAGCAATTGCATTGTGTAGCTGTTGAGTCATTGCTAGCAAGCAAGCAACGACAACTCAAAAGCAACGCAGATGGGGTGTGTTGTTGGTAGAGTGCCGGACTATAATCTAGAGCTGAGTCGTAGCCATAAGGTAGGTTGGCATAGCTAGGCTGGGAAATCCAGTGGATTGTGGCTGCCCGGAGGGTCCCAGCAGGTTGCAGGCCTTTGTTGGACCTGGTGCGGTGGTTGGTTTGGTGGCGGCAGGTTCCAATTCGAATTTGGCAGGTATGGTGGCAGTGCGGATAGGACCCCAAAGAGGGCCCTGGAGCGTAAAAGCAGGGCGCCGGAATCGGACCGGCGTTGCCTGTGTTGCTGCAAATCCACGAAAATCAGCAGCGTTAATTGAGGATTCCAGTTATCTGCAAATAACAACCTAGGACTcgtacatactccctccgtcccaataaatatgtaacgtttgcttttcggcacaagattttatgcaggtttgttttatgagttaaagaagagagagtaatgtaagagagagagaaaagtagagataaagttatttctattttaagaaacgtttcattttgaATGGAACaatcaaaaaaaggaaaacgtttcatttctagtgggacagTGGGAgtatataacaataattttcaatttgataaatttgggagtttttattttcattgaaaGTTCATAAAAGATGGGCCAACTTTCTAATAACCcaatttatatgttttgaatgctcaatttaattaacaaCCCAAATTAGTTTGGCCACCCAAAGCCCACTTAGGCTCAATGTCCAATAAGCACATTGTCTGGGTTACTTAGGCCCACTAAATGATTTCTCCCCTTGTTTCCTTCGTACTTTTGCAACCATTCAATCTAAAGTAGCATCCGCCATCACAACGATCTCCTTGGCATTCTCGACAATCAAATTGACAACACTCTTTTCGACATTGGTCTCGGCTCTTCTCGTGTATGCTCGTCCGTTCCATATCGGCAGCTTCTCCTCAGCTTTTCCCTTCCCAAAATTCTCATTTTGTTGCTCGACGATAATATTGCAACTTGCAAGTAGTGCTTGAACTTATGggttatttttaatggacCGTTTAATGGGTTATAAGGAtaatgtcttttttttttcactttttgattTTCTGGGATCAAAAGCCAACAGCTTCTTAagaatattactcccttcgtcctacttaagatgacacgttttcttttttagtttgtcccaactaagatgatatatttcattttttggaaactttctctctccaataaatACAGTTAAACACTTTTTCTcacccctattaaaatattcatctttctttctctctctattttaatacttccacccactttctctctccaattaaacacattaaccaatataacacctaaaatctcgtgccggctaaggaatgtgtcatcttagccggacAAAGGGAGTAGATTTTATCTAATACTCTTTGAATatgcaatttgattttaacatttgtaattttatccCTATTGTGTGTTcttaacacaaaaataaaataatatataaaaaaaacttatatttcaataattttttcacacactttattttacatttatttaaattcgaGTCTTTCAACTTGTATAATTAATGGCAAATGGAGAAAACAATAGTTATTTACTATACaattaagatttaattattactccatttataTAGATCTCCAGTATGCTGTAAGCATGAGaaatttggaaaattattcaaattcttTCTACAATGCATAATGAACTATTGTTTGACTTTGAACACTAAAACCCCAGAACACGAATCCCAGATCCCGCCAGTCATATACTGTGCCAAAGAGAAGGGCATGCAAGTCAGAACCCGAAGTGGGGGCCATGACTACGAGGGGCTCTCTTACGTATCACAAGTCCCTTTTATGATCAttgatttgatcaaattcagTGAAATAACTATTGATGTTGGTGAGAAGACGGCGTGGGTCGGATCCGGGGCAACCACTGGTTCTTTATACTACAGGATTGCAGAGAAAAGCCCGGTTCTTGCGTTTCCCGCTGGTGTTTGTACGACGATTGGCATCGGTGGCCACTTCAGCGGAGGAGGCTACGGAACGTTGATGAGGAAATATGGCTTAGCTGCTGATCAAGTTATCGATGCAAGAATAATCGATGTTAACGGCAGGATTCTTGATAGAAAATCAATGGGCGAGGATATGTTTTGGGCCATCAGAGGCGGCGGAGGTGCTAGCTTCGGCGTCATAGTTGCTTGGAAGGTATTACACGAAATCTATACAAGACCGTTTACTTTTCATgtgttaataaaatattatttaatgtgttctaattttatgtattacttatatttattagtttactTTATTGTGTTggtttattataatatatgatagaaaatgagtactcctttcgtcccaaGGAAGTTGACCCTTCCTTGcgcgacacgagattttatacagctttattttgtgtgttaagtagaGACagtagagtaagagagagtgaatAAAGTTAGATAAAAtgtgtttctaattttagtaagaggtcatcttagttgggacaatccaaaatgaaaagttgATCATCTTCAATGCGAcgtagaatattatttttgtttaatattggacgtcccaaaaatggaaaaatgaagaatgaaAAGTGTGTGACATATAATGGGGTTGAATGATTCCAACAGGTAGAACTGGTCGACGTTCCAGAAACTGTCTCTGTTTTCAACGTTGCCAGAACACTAGAGCAAAATGCTACTCAACTCTTTCACCGCTGGCAATACGTAGCTTCCGAACTCGACAAAGATTTGATCATCGGAATCACGGTAGCCAAGACGAACACAATCACCGTTTCCTTCTTCTCACTCTTCCTCGGTGGAATCGACAGACTCCTTCCACTGGTGCAAGAAAACTTCCCCGAACTCGGGCTGGTAAGAGAAGACTGCATCGAAACGAGCTGGATCCGATCAATCCTATTCCATTACGGTTTCCCCATTGATTCTTCAAAGGAGGTGTTGCTCAACAGAACTCAACGCAGCGTCACAAACTTCAAAGGAAAATCGAATTACGTGCAGAAACCCATTCCCGAACACGGGCTGGAAGGTATGTGGAGGCTGTTTAGCGAGGAGGAGGCCGCGGGCGCGTCCCTCATTATTTCCCCGTACGGGGGCAGAATGGCGGAGATTTCTGAATCCGCCATTCCTTTTCCGCACAGGGCGGGTAACTTGTACAAAATTCACCATATAGTATTTTGGGGCGAAGATGATGCTCAGAAGTCAGATATGTACATAAGTTGGACTAGGAGGTTTGACAAATACTTGACTCCTTTCGTCTCGAGGCGTCCTAGGGAAGCGTATCTCAACTATAGAGATCTGGACCTCGGAGTTAACAACGTTGTGGGAAACACTAGCTATGCTCAGGCAAGCGTTTGGGGGAAGAGATATTTCAAAGGCAATTTTGACCGGCTGGTTCGGGTGAAAACTGTTGTTGATCCCGAGAATTTCTTCAGGAACGAACAGAGCATTCCGCCATTGCATTAGTGTGTGATTCACtctagaa is a window from the Salvia hispanica cultivar TCC Black 2014 chromosome 1, UniMelb_Shisp_WGS_1.0, whole genome shotgun sequence genome containing:
- the LOC125202733 gene encoding berberine bridge enzyme-like 22; the encoded protein is MNYCLTLNTKTPEHESQIPPVIYCAKEKGMQVRTRSGGHDYEGLSYVSQVPFMIIDLIKFSEITIDVGEKTAWVGSGATTGSLYYRIAEKSPVLAFPAGVCTTIGIGGHFSGGGYGTLMRKYGLAADQVIDARIIDVNGRILDRKSMGEDMFWAIRGGGGASFGVIVAWKVELVDVPETVSVFNVARTLEQNATQLFHRWQYVASELDKDLIIGITVAKTNTITVSFFSLFLGGIDRLLPLVQENFPELGLVREDCIETSWIRSILFHYGFPIDSSKEVLLNRTQRSVTNFKGKSNYVQKPIPEHGLEGMWRLFSEEEAAGASLIISPYGGRMAEISESAIPFPHRAGNLYKIHHIVFWGEDDAQKSDMYISWTRRFDKYLTPFVSRRPREAYLNYRDLDLGVNNVVGNTSYAQASVWGKRYFKGNFDRLVRVKTVVDPENFFRNEQSIPPLH